Proteins co-encoded in one Acidobacteriota bacterium genomic window:
- a CDS encoding ThuA domain-containing protein translates to MVRFGPLIGCLFVAAGGGSARALDFVQQIAPGVHLAGFADRYGSANCGWIELEDRTVLIDLPHGIGVEAFLEAVSRTASKPIRSLLLTSKPNPQDERLQALKARGVGVVEVSEARRTISLGKGPRLIEAIPCDDGRKTPAVAFFLPRERILFAGRMVIHGPRADLSGRDTLAWMATLRKLKQLGAKRVVPGYGSWEGGDLLGRQMGYLAELRRQVAYGICLGLPLEEIRKGILLPASYFPWVPYGEPAAEDIDHLFREQTVPVAPFGRKGPPGKGEGPQALVLIGDRFHEPEHIQEGLKPVFEATGVTPHFAVDFRALSAQNLARVQLLVILKDGMLWPEGYDRPYRQWMTMEQQKAVVEFVEAGGGFLNLHNSMGLYPEGPYLDLVGGRYQGHGPLERFGVEVVDAEHPVTRGVRDFFVADEQHTPSYESQKVGLLLKNRSDQGKVAAAGWAYQTGQGRLCHLANGHTRESLDHPMFQRLMRNAVKWCLARPDPR, encoded by the coding sequence ATGGTTAGATTCGGTCCATTGATCGGGTGTCTTTTTGTGGCCGCGGGAGGCGGATCGGCCCGAGCCCTCGATTTTGTGCAGCAGATCGCGCCCGGTGTCCACTTGGCCGGCTTCGCCGACCGCTACGGTTCCGCCAACTGCGGTTGGATCGAGTTGGAGGATCGCACGGTGCTGATCGATCTGCCGCATGGGATCGGAGTGGAAGCGTTCCTGGAGGCGGTTTCCCGAACTGCCTCCAAGCCAATCCGCTCGTTGTTGCTGACCAGCAAACCGAATCCTCAAGACGAGAGGCTGCAAGCGCTCAAGGCGCGCGGCGTTGGAGTGGTCGAGGTTTCCGAGGCTCGGAGAACAATCTCGTTGGGCAAGGGGCCGCGGCTCATCGAAGCGATCCCCTGCGACGACGGCCGGAAAACCCCGGCGGTAGCCTTCTTCCTGCCGCGAGAGCGGATCCTGTTTGCGGGCCGGATGGTCATCCACGGTCCTCGGGCCGATCTGTCGGGCCGGGACACCCTGGCCTGGATGGCTACGCTTCGAAAACTGAAGCAGCTTGGGGCCAAGCGGGTGGTTCCGGGCTACGGCAGCTGGGAGGGCGGAGATCTACTGGGGCGCCAGATGGGCTATCTGGCCGAGTTGCGCCGCCAGGTGGCTTATGGGATCTGCCTGGGCCTTCCGTTGGAAGAGATCCGCAAGGGGATCCTGCTGCCTGCTTCCTACTTTCCCTGGGTGCCATACGGAGAGCCGGCCGCCGAAGACATCGATCACCTGTTCCGGGAACAGACGGTCCCCGTGGCTCCCTTCGGACGGAAGGGTCCCCCCGGAAAAGGCGAGGGTCCTCAGGCCCTGGTCCTGATCGGCGACCGGTTTCATGAGCCGGAGCACATCCAGGAGGGGTTGAAACCGGTCTTCGAGGCGACCGGGGTGACCCCCCACTTTGCCGTCGACTTCCGGGCGCTGTCAGCCCAAAACCTGGCTCGGGTCCAGCTGCTGGTGATCTTGAAGGACGGCATGCTGTGGCCGGAGGGGTATGACCGTCCCTACCGCCAGTGGATGACCATGGAGCAGCAGAAAGCGGTGGTGGAATTCGTGGAGGCCGGAGGGGGATTTCTGAACCTGCACAACTCCATGGGACTCTATCCCGAGGGCCCCTACCTCGACCTGGTGGGAGGGCGTTATCAGGGTCATGGGCCGCTGGAGAGATTTGGCGTGGAGGTGGTGGATGCGGAACACCCGGTTACGCGGGGTGTGAGGGACTTTTTCGTAGCCGACGAGCAGCACACGCCCTCATACGAATCGCAAAAGGTGGGTTTGCTGCTGAAGAATCGCTCCGATCAGGGCAAGGTGGCCGCAGCCGGCTGGGCCTACCAAACCGGCCAGGGGCGCCTCTGCCACCTGGCCAACGGCCATACCCGGGAATCCCTGGATCATCCCATGTTCCAGCGCCTGATGCGGAATGCCGTCAAGTGGTGTCTGGCCAGGCCGGATCCTCGTTAG
- a CDS encoding tetratricopeptide repeat protein, giving the protein MRKHWKFFLACGLVLTFAALAEPPEALAQRGTVEGVVTLDGQPVRDAVIQFENLGRAGKPIKAKTNKKGRFNRYFIPIGRYKVSVHIDNDKVWENVVDVCSPGSQCLGGKETRVMPPIALRTSKGGGGGNQAAYAKLNQEFQQGRDLFMKKNFTMAALSFQRAAKMDPDQHVIHAFLGDTYRQMRKYDQAVGSYRNALTALSKKSNPDSEVAYRRSMASALAMAGKGTEAYAAVERIAELAPERLSDAYFRIAAAFVRTGKSAEAVEAFRKSLEANPKNAEAQYQLAVTLVSMATVTDDGQQIPAPGTLEAYQRYLEIAPTGSHALEAKTMIAAFSKKVKTTFSAAEERKKNQ; this is encoded by the coding sequence ATGAGAAAGCATTGGAAATTCTTTCTGGCCTGTGGCCTGGTACTGACCTTTGCGGCTCTGGCTGAGCCGCCGGAAGCCCTGGCTCAAAGAGGCACCGTCGAAGGAGTCGTCACGCTCGACGGTCAACCCGTTAGAGACGCCGTTATCCAGTTCGAGAACCTGGGGCGGGCCGGAAAGCCCATCAAGGCCAAGACCAACAAGAAGGGGCGCTTCAACCGCTACTTCATTCCCATCGGGCGTTACAAGGTCTCGGTGCACATCGACAACGACAAGGTCTGGGAGAACGTCGTCGATGTCTGCAGCCCCGGATCCCAGTGTCTGGGAGGGAAGGAAACTCGCGTCATGCCTCCCATTGCTCTTCGCACCTCCAAAGGAGGAGGGGGGGGTAACCAGGCTGCTTACGCCAAGTTGAATCAGGAGTTTCAGCAGGGGCGGGACCTGTTCATGAAGAAGAACTTCACCATGGCCGCCCTGTCCTTCCAAAGGGCCGCCAAGATGGACCCGGATCAGCACGTGATTCACGCCTTTCTGGGCGACACCTACCGGCAGATGAGAAAGTACGACCAGGCTGTCGGCAGCTACCGGAACGCTCTCACCGCTCTTTCAAAGAAGTCCAACCCCGACTCCGAGGTGGCTTACCGGAGAAGCATGGCTTCAGCCTTGGCCATGGCCGGCAAGGGCACCGAGGCCTACGCGGCGGTCGAGAGGATTGCCGAGCTGGCGCCGGAAAGACTGTCCGATGCCTACTTCAGAATCGCGGCGGCTTTCGTGCGGACCGGCAAGTCCGCCGAGGCGGTGGAGGCCTTCAGGAAATCCCTCGAGGCCAACCCCAAGAACGCCGAGGCCCAGTACCAATTGGCTGTCACCCTGGTCAGCATGGCCACGGTCACCGACGATGGCCAGCAGATCCCTGCTCCCGGCACCCTGGAGGCCTATCAGAGGTATCTGGAGATCGCTCCCACCGGGTCTCACGCGCTGGAGGCCAAGACCATGATCGCGGCCTTTTCCAAAAAGGTGAAAACCACCTTCTCGGCGGCCGAGGAGAGAAAGAAGAACCAGTAG
- a CDS encoding LLM class flavin-dependent oxidoreductase yields the protein MSPDQPLKYGMFLMPIHNPDKPKAQCYDEDLELIGRCEEWGYEEFWVGEHHTSSYENIVMPEIFLAKAFTLTERIRLGPAPICLQYHHPAQVAGRLAFLDHLCKGRLNLCFGPGAVPSDLEVHNVEPKNSGAMVAESIDMILKLWAEEPPREMTGRFWDYRLKESISAELGTGVVHRPYQLPHPPIAVPCMSRGSGTVKMAGAHGFQPFSHHMLHREVLKDHWITYSQAAERAGRTPRPQDWKVSLNVFVADSTAEAKRLARENTLGRTIEYILTFTRKFAGELKLFRRDPEMDDADCNLDYFMNEVVVAGDPDEVTRRIVELRQEVGPFGTLALVAHDWDDKERHLHSLELFASEVMPALQRQLSPNPVATG from the coding sequence ATGAGTCCCGATCAACCTCTGAAATACGGCATGTTCCTGATGCCTATCCACAACCCGGACAAGCCCAAGGCCCAGTGCTACGACGAAGACCTGGAGCTGATCGGCCGTTGCGAGGAATGGGGATACGAGGAGTTCTGGGTGGGCGAGCACCACACCTCAAGCTACGAAAACATCGTCATGCCGGAGATCTTTCTGGCCAAGGCCTTTACCCTGACCGAGAGGATTCGCCTGGGACCGGCCCCTATCTGTCTTCAATACCACCACCCGGCCCAGGTAGCCGGGCGCCTGGCCTTTCTGGACCACCTCTGCAAGGGACGGCTCAATCTGTGCTTTGGTCCGGGCGCGGTTCCGTCCGACCTGGAAGTCCATAACGTCGAGCCCAAGAACAGCGGGGCCATGGTTGCCGAGTCCATCGACATGATCCTGAAACTCTGGGCCGAAGAGCCGCCCCGGGAGATGACGGGCAGGTTCTGGGACTACCGTCTGAAGGAAAGTATTTCGGCGGAGCTTGGCACCGGAGTGGTTCACCGGCCCTACCAACTTCCCCATCCCCCCATCGCAGTGCCCTGCATGAGCCGTGGTTCGGGAACGGTAAAGATGGCCGGCGCTCACGGCTTCCAGCCCTTCAGCCACCATATGCTCCACAGAGAGGTTCTGAAGGATCACTGGATCACCTACAGCCAGGCTGCCGAACGGGCCGGGCGAACTCCGCGGCCGCAAGACTGGAAGGTCTCGCTCAATGTCTTCGTGGCCGACTCCACGGCGGAAGCCAAGCGCCTGGCGCGCGAAAATACCTTGGGACGGACCATTGAATATATCCTGACCTTCACGCGGAAGTTCGCGGGCGAGCTGAAGCTGTTCCGGCGAGACCCGGAGATGGACGACGCCGATTGCAACCTCGACTACTTCATGAACGAGGTCGTTGTTGCGGGCGATCCCGACGAAGTGACCCGCCGAATCGTTGAGCTCCGCCAGGAGGTGGGACCGTTCGGCACGCTGGCGCTGGTGGCCCACGACTGGGATGACAAGGAGCGGCATCTCCACAGCCTGGAGCTGTTCGCTTCCGAGGTCATGCCTGCCCTTCAGCGCCAACTCTCTCCAAATCCGGTTGCCACCGGGTGA
- a CDS encoding sialidase family protein, with product MPNGNCYTDDWKRTTPDYAVYLQKAPGERDEYSDHIHVFYTPGGDLMCMWTQGSHESSPDLRVVCSRSRDGGKTWSPTLAIDESKYKNMVPSLGFPLISRSGRMYCLYNQHLGYGDGGLYSSPLRVKYSDDDGHTWVASGVDIPWRRTRFDHPDPKVHPTGIVWQQPIRDAKDRMLVGFTRWSSPMAYPRPIGGNRNHGDSGIEFMRFENVDEGPHPRDLKITWLPDEAGTVRVSPNIEPEHSRGYSLAQEPGLVLLPDGRLFTTMRTVTGYIWYTVSDDHGHSWRPTQPMRFRDNGAKVEHPKSPEPLYRLADGRYLFFFHNHSGYRDGATGPWDMDARRPVYITVGEFRPRAEQPLWFSEPKFLFDTQKVTAGTTRLWWLAMYASLTERDGRRVFWYADRKQFVLGKNITDEMLADMRAPEA from the coding sequence ATGCCCAACGGGAACTGCTACACCGACGACTGGAAACGGACCACCCCCGACTATGCCGTCTATCTGCAGAAGGCTCCGGGGGAAAGGGACGAGTATTCCGACCACATTCACGTCTTTTACACGCCTGGGGGCGATCTCATGTGCATGTGGACCCAGGGCTCCCATGAGAGTTCCCCCGACCTCAGAGTGGTTTGCTCGCGCAGCCGGGATGGTGGAAAGACCTGGTCCCCGACTCTTGCCATTGACGAGTCCAAGTACAAGAACATGGTTCCTTCGCTGGGATTTCCCCTGATCAGCCGCTCGGGAAGAATGTACTGCCTTTACAACCAGCACCTGGGATACGGCGACGGAGGTCTCTATTCCTCGCCCCTGCGGGTCAAGTACTCGGATGACGATGGCCACACCTGGGTCGCCAGCGGCGTGGACATCCCTTGGCGGCGGACCCGTTTCGACCATCCCGATCCCAAAGTCCACCCCACGGGTATCGTCTGGCAGCAGCCCATTCGGGATGCCAAGGATCGCATGCTCGTGGGATTCACCCGGTGGAGCAGCCCCATGGCCTATCCCCGGCCCATCGGGGGCAATCGCAACCACGGCGACAGCGGCATCGAGTTCATGCGCTTCGAGAATGTGGATGAGGGCCCCCATCCCAGGGATCTGAAAATCACCTGGCTGCCGGACGAGGCCGGGACCGTTCGAGTTTCACCCAACATCGAACCCGAGCACTCCCGCGGCTACAGCCTGGCCCAGGAGCCGGGTCTGGTGCTTCTGCCGGACGGGCGATTGTTCACCACCATGAGGACAGTGACCGGCTATATCTGGTACACCGTTTCCGATGACCACGGCCACAGTTGGCGCCCCACCCAACCCATGCGCTTTCGAGACAACGGCGCCAAGGTCGAGCATCCGAAGTCGCCCGAGCCCCTCTACCGCCTGGCAGACGGCCGTTACCTTTTCTTCTTCCACAATCACTCCGGCTACCGGGACGGGGCCACCGGTCCCTGGGACATGGACGCTCGCAGGCCCGTCTACATTACGGTGGGAGAATTTCGCCCCCGGGCGGAACAGCCTCTGTGGTTCAGCGAGCCCAAGTTTCTCTTCGACACGCAGAAGGTGACCGCTGGAACGACCCGGCTCTGGTGGCTGGCCATGTACGCCAGCCTGACGGAGAGGGACGGCCGCCGAGTCTTCTGGTACGCCGACCGCAAACAGTTTGTCCTGGGAAAAAACATCACCGACGAGATGCTGGCCGACATGAGAGCCCCGGAGGCCTGA
- a CDS encoding Zn-dependent hydrolase, which translates to MRPSEANRLPNLFRLTLGLLLLGWPLYGAESEEPAKLRVNPERLQKRIERMARIGGSPQGVTRLAFTEADLSGRAYVIRLMQEAGLEVGIDEAGNLSGRLPGGSPELAPIVLGSHIDTVPLSGAFDGVLGVMAAIECVQVLEEHGIRTRHPLEVIVFANEEGGLTGSRALSGRLNAQALEESSRSGMSVRQGIAALGGDADRISGAIRPPGEVKAYLELHIEQGGSLESEGTDIGIVEGFVGIRWWDVTVTGFANHAGTTPMNARRDALLAAARLVIAVNRAATSLPGRQVATVGRIRAEPGAPNVIPGRVELSLELRDLAKPKLERLFQEIRRRARLIGQETGTEIEFTEIDIGVEPTLTDPNLQEVIRQTAQALDLSYARLPSGAAHDAQNMASIAPSALIFVPSVGGISHSPQEYTRPRDVANGANLLLQTLIRLDRQANP; encoded by the coding sequence ATGCGGCCGTCCGAAGCCAACAGATTGCCCAACCTCTTCCGCCTGACCCTCGGCTTGCTGCTGCTCGGATGGCCCCTGTACGGGGCTGAATCCGAAGAGCCGGCAAAACTACGGGTCAACCCTGAACGGCTCCAGAAGCGCATCGAGCGAATGGCCCGCATCGGAGGGAGTCCTCAGGGAGTAACCCGCCTGGCGTTCACCGAGGCCGATCTCAGCGGCCGGGCCTACGTGATCCGGCTCATGCAGGAAGCTGGCCTGGAAGTCGGCATCGACGAGGCCGGCAACCTGTCGGGACGCCTGCCGGGCGGTTCTCCCGAACTCGCCCCTATCGTGCTGGGGTCGCACATCGACACCGTGCCTCTGTCCGGGGCCTTCGACGGCGTGCTGGGAGTGATGGCGGCCATCGAGTGCGTCCAGGTGCTGGAGGAGCATGGAATTCGGACCCGACACCCGCTGGAAGTCATCGTCTTCGCCAACGAAGAGGGAGGCTTGACCGGCAGCCGCGCCCTGTCGGGCCGGCTCAACGCCCAGGCCCTGGAGGAATCCAGCCGCAGCGGCATGTCCGTCCGGCAGGGGATTGCAGCCCTCGGTGGCGATGCCGACCGAATTTCCGGGGCCATCCGCCCCCCTGGAGAGGTGAAGGCCTACCTGGAATTGCACATCGAGCAGGGAGGCAGCCTGGAGTCGGAGGGGACAGACATCGGCATTGTGGAGGGATTCGTAGGCATCCGCTGGTGGGACGTGACCGTGACGGGTTTTGCCAACCACGCCGGCACCACTCCCATGAACGCCCGCCGGGACGCCCTGCTGGCGGCCGCCAGGCTGGTGATCGCGGTCAACCGGGCCGCCACGAGCCTGCCCGGCAGACAGGTGGCCACGGTGGGGCGCATCAGGGCCGAGCCGGGAGCGCCCAACGTCATTCCCGGACGGGTGGAGCTCAGCCTGGAGCTGCGCGATCTCGCCAAACCCAAGCTGGAGCGACTCTTTCAGGAAATCCGGCGCCGGGCGCGACTCATCGGTCAGGAGACAGGCACCGAGATCGAGTTCACGGAAATCGACATCGGGGTGGAGCCGACCCTGACCGACCCGAACCTGCAGGAGGTGATCCGGCAAACGGCCCAGGCCCTGGACCTGAGCTACGCCCGGCTGCCCAGCGGGGCCGCCCACGACGCCCAGAATATGGCCAGCATTGCTCCCTCGGCCCTGATCTTCGTTCCCAGCGTGGGTGGAATCAGCCACTCGCCACAGGAATACACCAGGCCGCGGGACGTCGCCAACGGCGCCAACCTGCTGCTGCAAACGCTGATCCGGCTGGACCGGCAGGCAAATCCCTGA